The Vibrio tasmaniensis genome includes a region encoding these proteins:
- a CDS encoding flagellar brake protein, translated as MNAPLKKPLEHNQALQDPRNRTVSTLNSTDALAMIEHGSELTLNVSTPVGTKFLATTKFIGTHSDNCIVVEVPDVSNDDLSFYFQEGFWMTARAYSLRGEGALIHFKSQIHHRIGDPFPILVLSTPSSMQVTQLRKETRYEVNLASKIIFNDQRANCEIRDLSKSGCRFVTSPTSRAIQIADRVSIEVTPENYNGPLIPPLKGIICNLQKSTHYARYGVEFDDIGRSNAKQLLAKLKFDGTKLCLRNA; from the coding sequence ATGAACGCACCACTGAAGAAGCCTTTGGAGCATAATCAGGCACTTCAAGATCCTCGTAACCGTACCGTTTCTACGTTAAATAGCACTGATGCACTGGCCATGATTGAGCACGGCAGTGAACTGACGTTAAATGTATCGACTCCGGTTGGCACCAAGTTTCTCGCCACCACAAAATTTATCGGTACACACAGTGATAACTGCATTGTGGTTGAGGTTCCCGACGTATCCAACGATGATCTGAGCTTTTATTTTCAAGAAGGTTTTTGGATGACAGCTCGTGCGTACTCTCTGCGTGGAGAAGGCGCTCTTATCCACTTTAAAAGCCAAATTCACCATAGAATCGGCGATCCCTTCCCTATTCTTGTGCTTTCTACTCCAAGCTCGATGCAAGTAACTCAACTGCGTAAAGAGACACGCTACGAGGTAAACTTAGCTTCAAAAATCATCTTCAACGACCAACGCGCAAACTGTGAGATAAGAGATTTATCGAAAAGTGGTTGTCGTTTTGTCACCTCACCGACTTCTCGTGCGATTCAAATTGCCGATCGAGTATCTATTGAAGTGACACCTGAGAACTACAATGGCCCACTTATACCGCCATTGAAAGGCATCATCTGTAATCTCCAAAAATCAACGCACTACGCTCGATACGGGGTAGAATTTGATGATATTGGCCGCTCTAATGCCAAGCAATTGTTAGCGAAGCTAAAGTTCGATGGCACCAAGCTCTGTTTGCGTAATGCTTAA
- a CDS encoding GNAT family N-acetyltransferase — protein sequence MQAIKWDQDANQITVELVPNQFAVVKYQMDGDVLHITSTRIPDELQGKGFGKVMMESVLPEIEQAGFKIVPICSYVIHYMNRQPQWAHLLSDKA from the coding sequence ATGCAGGCAATAAAATGGGATCAAGATGCTAACCAGATCACAGTTGAGCTAGTACCCAACCAGTTCGCGGTTGTTAAGTATCAAATGGACGGAGATGTACTACATATCACATCGACACGTATTCCTGATGAGCTGCAAGGCAAGGGTTTTGGTAAGGTGATGATGGAGTCGGTATTACCTGAAATTGAACAAGCAGGTTTTAAAATTGTACCGATTTGTAGCTATGTGATTCACTATATGAATAGGCAACCACAGTGGGCACATCTTCTATCTGACAAAGCATAG
- a CDS encoding phosphotransferase: MSQSISSKNLAQPAAVSSQNQPELYQQELYQNELYKKIATSLGCYKGFDVQVIQRLWGGYGELVRLIFAQDNSTSMNSVIVKHVALPDKAEHPKGWNTKLSHQRKVHSYQVETAWYQSFTQQWDERCPVPVGLQCELQENEWLIVMQDLAEIGFPLTSQFDVLAATDDLATKDTQPDLASGYTLEEQNQRDACLKWLANFHAKHINVDQEHSASLWQVGTYWHLDTRPDELNALADLPLKSQAQHIDNLLRACPYQTLVHGDAKLANFCFDLKSERAAAVDFQYVGRGCAMKDVALFMSSAVRPQDYAELESEVLEAYFQHLKEALTHYQPQLSFDDVEAAWRPMFYVAWADFQRFVKGWSPEHWKINPYTEQLTLRVLNQLDEQESVNVR, encoded by the coding sequence ATGTCTCAATCAATATCGTCAAAAAATCTCGCTCAACCAGCAGCGGTTTCAAGTCAAAACCAGCCAGAGCTTTATCAACAAGAGCTTTATCAAAATGAGCTTTATAAAAAAATAGCGACCTCTCTGGGTTGCTATAAAGGATTTGATGTCCAGGTGATTCAACGCTTGTGGGGTGGTTACGGCGAGTTAGTTCGCTTGATCTTCGCTCAAGATAATAGTACCTCGATGAACAGCGTAATTGTTAAACATGTCGCATTGCCAGATAAAGCAGAACACCCGAAGGGTTGGAATACCAAACTTTCTCATCAACGAAAGGTGCACTCTTACCAAGTTGAGACCGCGTGGTATCAGTCATTTACCCAACAGTGGGATGAGCGTTGTCCTGTACCTGTGGGGCTGCAATGTGAGCTACAAGAGAACGAGTGGCTTATCGTTATGCAAGACTTGGCCGAAATCGGCTTCCCGTTGACCTCTCAGTTTGATGTGCTTGCTGCCACTGACGATCTGGCAACCAAAGATACCCAGCCTGATCTGGCGTCTGGTTACACACTAGAAGAGCAAAACCAACGCGATGCTTGCCTTAAATGGCTCGCTAACTTTCACGCAAAGCACATCAATGTAGATCAAGAACATTCAGCTTCATTGTGGCAAGTCGGCACATATTGGCATTTAGACACTCGGCCTGACGAGTTAAACGCATTGGCTGATTTACCGCTTAAGAGCCAAGCGCAGCACATTGATAATCTATTAAGGGCGTGCCCATATCAAACCTTGGTACATGGTGACGCCAAGCTCGCCAACTTCTGCTTTGATTTAAAAAGCGAGCGCGCTGCTGCCGTTGATTTCCAATACGTTGGGCGTGGTTGTGCGATGAAAGATGTGGCTCTGTTTATGAGCAGCGCGGTTAGGCCGCAAGATTACGCAGAGCTTGAATCAGAAGTCCTGGAGGCTTATTTCCAGCACTTGAAAGAGGCTCTCACACACTATCAACCACAACTTTCGTTCGATGATGTTGAAGCTGCATGGCGACCAATGTTTTACGTCGCGTGGGCCGATTTTCAACGTTTTGTTAAAGGTTGGAGCCCTGAGCATTGGAAGATCAACCCGTATACCGAGCAACTAACCTTACGAGTGCTTAACCAATTAGACGAACAGGAGTCCGTCAATGTTCGATAA
- a CDS encoding MFS transporter has translation MFDKTASWKTPQNFLLLISIVVPIAFSSWMALLNNFVIEKANFDGADIGLLQSVREIPGFLAFTVVFVLAFIREQRFMLISLAMLTIGTAITGLFPSLTGLLLTTILMSTGFHYFETLKQSLSLQWLSKEEAPEMLGKMISVGALASLITYGSIWVMLEQFKLDFAWVYGITGGIGFILVLVMTFGFPEFQTKTQQNKKLVLRKRYWLYYALTFMSGARRQIFTVFAGFLMVEKFGYSAADVTLLFLVNYLFNFLFAKRIGRFIGVVGERKALIFEYVGLIGVFVGYGLVQSAEWAAALYVVDHLFFALALAIKTYFQKIADPADMASTAGVSFTINHIAAVVIPVAFGVIWLSSPATVFYIGAVMAAVSLALSLNIPKKPEEGNEVRMFSWR, from the coding sequence ATGTTCGATAAAACCGCGAGCTGGAAAACGCCGCAAAACTTCTTATTACTGATTTCGATTGTTGTCCCTATCGCATTTTCGAGTTGGATGGCGCTGCTTAATAACTTTGTGATTGAGAAAGCGAATTTTGATGGTGCGGATATTGGTTTACTGCAAAGTGTTCGTGAGATCCCGGGCTTCTTAGCGTTTACCGTGGTGTTTGTGTTGGCGTTCATTCGCGAACAACGCTTTATGTTGATATCGCTGGCGATGCTGACCATAGGTACGGCGATTACCGGTCTGTTCCCTTCACTTACTGGATTACTGCTGACCACCATTTTGATGTCGACGGGTTTTCACTATTTTGAAACGCTGAAGCAGTCTTTGTCACTGCAATGGCTGAGTAAAGAAGAAGCCCCTGAGATGCTGGGTAAAATGATCTCTGTTGGCGCGTTGGCCTCATTAATCACTTATGGCTCAATATGGGTGATGTTAGAACAGTTTAAGCTCGATTTTGCATGGGTGTATGGCATTACTGGCGGTATTGGATTTATTCTAGTTTTGGTGATGACCTTTGGTTTTCCTGAGTTTCAAACCAAGACTCAACAAAATAAGAAATTGGTGCTGAGAAAGCGTTACTGGCTCTACTACGCGCTCACCTTTATGAGTGGCGCGAGAAGACAGATCTTCACCGTGTTTGCTGGTTTCTTGATGGTAGAGAAGTTTGGTTACTCGGCTGCCGATGTCACGTTACTGTTCTTGGTGAATTACCTATTTAACTTCTTGTTCGCGAAACGCATTGGACGATTTATCGGTGTGGTGGGTGAGCGCAAAGCGTTGATCTTCGAGTATGTTGGTTTGATCGGTGTGTTTGTTGGTTATGGCTTGGTGCAAAGTGCTGAGTGGGCGGCTGCACTTTACGTGGTCGATCATCTGTTCTTTGCTTTGGCGTTAGCGATTAAAACTTACTTCCAAAAAATCGCCGACCCGGCAGACATGGCATCGACCGCAGGTGTCTCTTTCACCATCAACCATATTGCCGCAGTCGTTATTCCAGTCGCGTTCGGTGTGATTTGGTTATCGTCCCCTGCAACGGTTTTCTACATAGGTGCGGTGATGGCAGCGGTATCTCTAGCGTTGTCTTTAAATATCCCTAAGAAGCCTGAAGAGGGCAATGAAGTGCGAATGTTTAGCTGGCGCTAA
- a CDS encoding DMT family transporter — protein sequence MNSKSLTILLFVSVCLIWGTTWFAMEVALHSIPPIFATALRFLLAAPLLAVLAKVFNQPLLFPKGKRQWLLIVALMYFAIPFTLMIYGEQYISSGLASIIFANMPVAVMLMSGLFLGLRLAKHQIFGLATAVVSLCLILGNEMQMGGDDYLVGTVCLGLAVAIHAVMYVLVQKHCKGIEVLTYNAVPSLIASLFLFAVSAMGESVNVASFTWDSISAVVYLGFVASVGGIVAYFKLGQVSTPFQASICFLIFPVVALLISCYINGEVLSEQSLVMMIPLLCGILLTKAPKGIFKLRGVLKTARS from the coding sequence ATGAATTCGAAGTCGCTAACTATCTTGCTTTTTGTCTCTGTTTGCCTAATTTGGGGAACCACTTGGTTCGCAATGGAAGTGGCATTGCATTCTATCCCACCAATTTTTGCTACTGCATTGCGCTTTTTACTCGCAGCACCTCTGCTTGCGGTATTAGCGAAAGTCTTCAACCAGCCACTGCTGTTTCCTAAAGGCAAGCGTCAATGGTTGCTGATTGTTGCGCTGATGTACTTTGCGATTCCATTTACTTTGATGATCTATGGCGAGCAATACATCTCTTCTGGTCTAGCGTCGATCATCTTCGCTAACATGCCGGTCGCTGTGATGTTGATGTCAGGCCTGTTCCTAGGCCTACGATTGGCTAAGCACCAAATATTTGGTTTGGCTACCGCTGTTGTAAGCCTATGTTTGATCCTCGGCAATGAAATGCAGATGGGTGGCGATGACTACCTAGTTGGTACGGTTTGCTTAGGCCTTGCTGTTGCCATTCATGCCGTTATGTATGTTTTGGTTCAAAAGCACTGCAAAGGTATCGAAGTACTGACTTACAACGCCGTACCGAGCTTAATTGCCTCCCTATTCTTGTTCGCAGTGTCAGCGATGGGCGAAAGCGTTAATGTTGCATCTTTCACTTGGGATTCAATCTCAGCGGTGGTTTACCTAGGCTTTGTGGCGAGTGTTGGCGGCATTGTTGCCTACTTTAAACTCGGACAAGTTTCGACGCCGTTCCAAGCGTCTATCTGCTTCCTGATTTTCCCTGTGGTTGCACTACTGATCTCTTGCTACATCAATGGAGAAGTGCTGTCTGAACAGTCACTGGTTATGATGATTCCTCTGCTTTGTGGCATCTTGTTGACTAAGGCACCAAAAGGAATTTTCAAGTTACGTGGTGTATTAAAAACCGCAAGAAGCTAA
- a CDS encoding TetR/AcrR family transcriptional regulator produces the protein MGRASAAQAVITRQKIIDAAFDIALNEGFDKATFAYIAKKAGVSKSGINAHFDRKADIAKELEPMFSKIINEHLSYESPAVFSKSWQKAIDSEPNFVAAIIAFGPIMPTEKGIKGLQAKIQGEEQEVLDCVYHCIGYAVCNIQSRQSA, from the coding sequence ATGGGAAGAGCAAGCGCTGCACAAGCGGTTATTACACGACAAAAGATCATTGATGCTGCATTTGATATTGCATTAAATGAAGGTTTTGATAAGGCCACCTTTGCTTATATCGCTAAAAAAGCCGGTGTATCTAAGTCAGGGATTAATGCTCACTTCGACAGAAAAGCCGATATTGCCAAAGAACTCGAGCCTATGTTTTCAAAGATCATCAATGAGCACTTAAGCTACGAATCGCCCGCTGTTTTTTCTAAGTCATGGCAAAAAGCCATTGATAGCGAACCGAATTTTGTCGCGGCTATTATCGCATTTGGCCCTATTATGCCAACCGAGAAAGGTATTAAAGGGCTGCAAGCCAAGATCCAAGGCGAAGAGCAAGAAGTACTCGATTGCGTCTATCACTGCATAGGCTATGCGGTTTGTAATATTCAATCTCGCCAATCCGCTTAA
- a CDS encoding MipA/OmpV family protein, producing MKKIALTSLILAMSLSAPINAEIGVGLTASYSPNVYKGGDTEVTPFPLISYDNGHFFIEGVQAGYRLAPKGSVHNVVFFAAYDPRTLDAKESSDPDIKKLNDRDPSFMGGVTYVLTTNIGELRAGVGTDIGSVHNGLYAETRYSYHINMGSFGLIPALGYSINSEKLNEHLYGVSASEAANTRFEEFNPNWSGRYFVGLTGYMHLSKQLRLTGGVRYENLDSEIEKSPILESTTSMIGNVGVSYTF from the coding sequence ATGAAAAAAATAGCACTCACTTCCCTCATTTTAGCCATGTCTTTATCGGCACCAATTAACGCTGAAATTGGCGTGGGCCTAACTGCCAGTTACTCGCCAAATGTATACAAAGGAGGCGATACCGAAGTTACACCCTTTCCTCTAATTAGTTACGATAATGGACATTTTTTCATTGAAGGTGTCCAAGCTGGCTATCGCTTGGCTCCCAAAGGCAGCGTGCACAATGTTGTATTCTTTGCGGCCTACGACCCACGAACCCTAGATGCGAAAGAATCCAGTGATCCTGATATCAAGAAGCTGAATGATCGCGATCCTTCATTCATGGGCGGGGTAACTTATGTATTGACGACAAATATCGGAGAACTCAGAGCGGGCGTAGGTACGGATATTGGTTCTGTTCACAATGGCCTTTATGCAGAAACTCGTTACAGCTACCACATCAATATGGGGTCATTTGGTTTGATTCCAGCGCTAGGGTACTCAATCAATAGCGAGAAGTTAAATGAGCATCTGTATGGTGTATCGGCATCTGAAGCGGCTAATACACGCTTTGAAGAATTTAACCCAAACTGGAGTGGACGTTACTTTGTCGGTTTGACCGGTTACATGCACTTATCAAAACAATTGCGTTTAACAGGTGGAGTTAGATATGAAAATCTCGACTCTGAAATAGAGAAAAGTCCGATACTTGAAAGTACGACATCAATGATTGGGAATGTTGGAGTAAGTTACACTTTCTAA
- a CDS encoding AEC family transporter gives MFEQVISILFPVFALASAGFAVGRWLKPDFKPINRINMDVCIPALVFASLTTMPLDTEQLPLITASLVAVLVPALLMIPICKIFKLNFKAWAPPHMFRNSGNLAIPLFTYTFGESALAPAVLLFVVSACVHISVGLALLSDGNPIKQILKMPIFLAAALAMTLNLSGISVWNPIYEATSLLGQAAVPIMLLSLGSQMVNLRLSGLKVGLLCTAQSLLTGAIAFTIIYFFIPLPTLHLQMMVLFTMLPPAVMNYLFAERFNVEPPKVASMVLFGNFLSVVTLPILLSFALSLSS, from the coding sequence ATGTTCGAACAGGTCATCAGCATTCTGTTTCCCGTTTTTGCTTTAGCCAGTGCTGGCTTTGCGGTCGGTCGTTGGCTCAAACCCGATTTTAAGCCGATCAATCGCATCAACATGGATGTGTGTATTCCTGCGCTAGTGTTTGCATCGCTGACCACTATGCCTCTCGACACCGAGCAATTGCCACTCATAACCGCTTCTTTGGTCGCGGTGTTAGTGCCTGCTTTATTGATGATTCCGATCTGTAAGATATTTAAGCTCAATTTCAAGGCTTGGGCCCCGCCACACATGTTCCGTAATAGTGGCAACCTAGCAATTCCTCTATTCACCTATACCTTTGGCGAGAGCGCATTAGCCCCTGCGGTATTACTATTTGTGGTATCGGCATGTGTCCATATTAGTGTTGGCTTAGCGTTATTAAGCGATGGCAATCCGATCAAACAGATCTTAAAAATGCCGATATTCTTAGCCGCAGCATTAGCGATGACGCTGAATCTGTCTGGCATTTCGGTGTGGAATCCAATCTATGAAGCTACATCTCTGCTTGGGCAAGCTGCTGTTCCTATTATGCTGCTGTCGCTGGGTTCACAAATGGTCAACTTGAGACTGAGCGGATTAAAAGTCGGCTTGTTGTGCACGGCTCAATCGCTGTTAACAGGGGCGATCGCTTTTACCATCATTTACTTCTTTATCCCACTGCCTACGCTGCATCTTCAGATGATGGTGCTGTTCACCATGCTGCCACCCGCAGTGATGAACTACCTGTTTGCAGAGAGGTTCAATGTCGAGCCCCCTAAGGTCGCGTCTATGGTGTTATTTGGTAACTTCCTAAGTGTAGTTACCCTACCAATCTTGTTGTCGTTTGCGCTGTCTTTGTCGAGTTGA
- a CDS encoding DNA-3-methyladenine glycosylase I: protein MTQEKFDTIYQRAAHRKGGAAELEKIVRAPLSQAELSQITDDRWLAAFTEKVFQCGISWNVVRKKWPQFEEVFFEFDIEKMLMLPNEMWEQKAQDPRIIRHLTKVMTIPANATMIHNAKREADSFSQMVADWPSERITELWDYLKKHGKRLGGNTGAYTLRQMGKDTFILSSDVEAHLRSTDLVDSGRNTKRAQVAASKAFNEWQQQSGRSLSEISQIVAYSCGDNRV, encoded by the coding sequence ATGACTCAAGAAAAATTCGACACTATTTATCAACGTGCGGCTCACCGTAAAGGCGGAGCGGCCGAGCTCGAAAAGATTGTCCGTGCGCCACTGTCACAAGCCGAGTTATCGCAAATCACCGACGACCGTTGGTTGGCCGCCTTTACCGAAAAGGTATTCCAGTGTGGCATTTCATGGAATGTGGTGAGAAAGAAATGGCCGCAATTTGAAGAGGTGTTCTTTGAGTTCGACATTGAAAAGATGCTAATGCTGCCGAATGAGATGTGGGAACAAAAAGCGCAAGACCCGCGCATTATTCGTCACCTTACTAAGGTGATGACCATTCCTGCCAATGCCACCATGATCCACAACGCCAAGCGTGAAGCCGATTCATTCTCGCAAATGGTTGCCGACTGGCCATCAGAACGCATTACAGAACTTTGGGATTACCTGAAGAAACACGGCAAGCGATTAGGCGGTAACACCGGTGCTTACACCTTACGTCAAATGGGTAAAGATACCTTCATCTTGTCATCGGATGTTGAAGCGCACCTACGCAGTACCGATTTGGTGGATAGCGGTCGTAACACCAAGCGAGCACAAGTTGCGGCGAGTAAGGCTTTCAACGAATGGCAGCAACAGTCAGGTCGTAGCCTAAGCGAAATCAGCCAGATCGTTGCCTACAGCTGTGGTGATAATCGAGTCTAA